One Patescibacteria group bacterium genomic region harbors:
- a CDS encoding efflux RND transporter periplasmic adaptor subunit produces MSKKKKIYLALVIILAIAWVGIFKSRQTEIEAGPEEKVTPKVKVQIIETQDEIRIPIILNGKVKPKKYTLVKSLTNGFLQYITPIGEEVWAGQELFRIYDDAIETNYYNALSSLMTAEENLREVEAASEESVKQAELGVKSAEAGLSLAKVSLASAKNSAEQAVKTALDSGRASYSSAYSAIDQMMRFLGGGIMGDYAFKNLLNSNSQARTDAENSFMRVKGLYAEEIEKLRNREETRNKTFGKLPFGPEGLRASNGRFCRKQETRDDDYDDGEIEGDLEEMDELIEKVKKLADLAYVDLNYCMSTIEISDAVISNYKIQLSGLLISLNTVNSGIKGAVNGIRTAKISAESAIETAEIQSEQAENGLESARASLELAISGIELRELGAQAQFNGAQAQFDLAKYQFDNLGIPAKFSGVVFSNLVEVGDQVSIGTPVMEMGDVDFVEIELEIGTREVRYLTIGQEVKILEIRNKKQETRDDDGYVGILTEIGPAALGASGKVKIKVEADNSDYQFVPGEVAEVEIELTYKRSDMIILPLATVVVGQNESYAWIVETRNKKQETRDANDQGVSGVNKRIVEVGEVYGEMVEIVSGLDEGDLVVVENGGFLSEGDEVMIEE; encoded by the coding sequence ATGAGTAAAAAAAAGAAAATTTATTTAGCTTTGGTAATTATTTTAGCGATTGCCTGGGTTGGGATTTTTAAATCCAGACAAACGGAGATTGAAGCTGGGCCAGAAGAGAAAGTAACCCCCAAAGTTAAAGTTCAAATAATTGAGACCCAAGATGAAATTCGGATACCAATTATTTTAAACGGAAAAGTTAAGCCCAAAAAATATACCTTAGTTAAAAGTTTGACTAATGGCTTTTTGCAATATATCACACCCATTGGCGAAGAAGTCTGGGCCGGACAAGAGCTTTTTCGGATTTATGATGATGCCATAGAAACTAATTATTATAATGCTTTATCAAGCTTGATGACTGCTGAAGAAAACTTAAGAGAAGTGGAAGCCGCGAGTGAAGAAAGCGTGAAGCAGGCCGAGTTGGGAGTCAAAAGCGCGGAAGCCGGTTTAAGTTTGGCGAAGGTAAGTTTGGCCAGCGCTAAAAATTCGGCTGAGCAAGCCGTAAAAACCGCGCTTGATTCTGGCCGCGCTAGTTATTCCAGCGCTTATAGCGCCATTGACCAAATGATGAGATTTTTAGGCGGCGGTATAATGGGTGATTATGCATTCAAAAATTTATTAAATTCTAATAGCCAGGCGAGGACGGATGCAGAAAATAGTTTTATGCGGGTGAAGGGGCTGTATGCAGAAGAAATTGAGAAATTAAGAAATAGAGAAGAAACAAGAAACAAGACCTTCGGCAAGCTCCCATTCGGGCCTGAGGGCCTCAGGGCCTCGAACGGCAGGTTCTGTCGAAAACAAGAAACAAGGGACGACGACTACGACGATGGAGAGATTGAGGGTGACTTGGAGGAGATGGATGAGTTGATTGAGAAAGTTAAAAAGTTGGCGGATTTGGCTTATGTTGATTTGAACTATTGCATGTCTACAATTGAGATATCAGACGCCGTGATTAGCAATTATAAAATCCAGTTGAGTGGTTTATTGATTTCTTTGAATACGGTGAATTCCGGGATTAAGGGCGCTGTAAATGGAATTAGAACAGCAAAAATTTCGGCGGAGTCGGCGATAGAGACAGCGGAGATTCAATCTGAACAGGCAGAAAATGGTTTAGAAAGTGCTCGCGCCTCTTTAGAGCTAGCAATTTCTGGAATAGAGCTAAGAGAACTGGGGGCCCAAGCCCAGTTTAATGGGGCCCAAGCCCAGTTTGACCTGGCTAAATATCAGTTTGATAATCTGGGAATACCAGCGAAATTTAGCGGGGTGGTGTTTTCCAATTTGGTTGAAGTTGGCGATCAGGTGAGTATTGGCACACCCGTGATGGAGATGGGAGATGTGGATTTTGTTGAAATAGAATTGGAGATTGGGACGCGGGAGGTGAGATATTTGACGATTGGACAGGAAGTCAAGATTTTAGAAATAAGAAATAAGAAACAAGAAACAAGGGACGACGACGGTTACGTTGGAATTTTGACGGAGATAGGGCCGGCGGCTTTGGGAGCGAGCGGAAAGGTGAAGATTAAGGTTGAGGCGGATAATAGTGATTATCAGTTTGTGCCTGGAGAGGTGGCGGAGGTGGAGATTGAGTTGACGTATAAAAGGAGTGACATGATTATTTTGCCTTTGGCTACGGTGGTTGTGGGTCAGAATGAGTCTTACGCGTGGATCGTAGAAACAAGAAACAAGAAACAAGAAACAAGGGACGCGAATGACCAAGGGGTTAGTGGGGTTAATAAGCGGATAGTGGAAGTTGGTGAGGTTTATGGAGAGATGGTGGAGATTGTTTCTGGGTTGGATGAAGGGGATTTGGTGGTTGTTGAGAATGGAGGGTTTTTGTCCGAAGGTGATGAAGTGATGATTGAGGAGTAA